A section of the Triticum dicoccoides isolate Atlit2015 ecotype Zavitan chromosome 7A, WEW_v2.0, whole genome shotgun sequence genome encodes:
- the LOC119332535 gene encoding uncharacterized protein LOC119332535, which produces MSKARNALVVTGLVIFAGTGLAFPFYFVKSKNRPIIDSTKPLPPQATFRGPYVNTGSRDIGPDHTEYPKK; this is translated from the exons ATGTCCAAGGCACGCAACGCCTTAGTTGTCACTGGCTTGGTGATCTTTGCTGGTACCGGCCTAGCATTTCCCTTCTACTTTGT GAAATCAAAGAACAGGCCTATTATCGATTCAACGAAGCCTCTGCCACCGCAGGCTACTTTCCGAGGACCGTATGTGAACACTGGATCGCGCGACATAGGGCCTGATCACACCGAGTACCCCAAGAAGTGA